One segment of Rhipicephalus sanguineus isolate Rsan-2018 chromosome 6, BIME_Rsan_1.4, whole genome shotgun sequence DNA contains the following:
- the LOC119396502 gene encoding homeobox protein slou-like isoform X2 — translation MPRSQELLTSTMHFAAVFVVAVFAMAVHAVPSGRTFGSSQHPEHSVPEHNHEAHQHNTVNHGQQVLVEDDSSVSVLVCQVVKVPVGQPGTRPAPTVPAAPAVGAGSPSIVASSQEALSNLTTRVRTAMDSLVEPVVAALQNASMWLNRTSQEHLHQQHTHQHTAHNHHVHPHMHGSQVNQHATHEHQHQHSGHTNVHAHNHQANAAHAHQTQQAVPGQAVPMTVVSVPVMIPAVHAGSFPLVNLSAVVPAGLDVASLQFSSPVGNATSSGDSPAEPVTSATEPASTPARVNIAARTGDLPTTINTDAPVTLLSHGSSSAAVSHKFRARDVATPPPIIHIPVCPDFCCRR, via the exons ATGCCTCGCTCGCAGGAACTCCTGACCAGCACAATGCATTTCGCTGCCGTGTTCGTGGTTGCCGTCTTCGCTATGGCCGTGCATGCAGTACCGTCAGGCAGGACATTCGGTTCATCGCAGCATCCGGAACACAGCGTCCCTGAGCACAACCACGAAGCTCATCAGCACAATACTGTCAACCATGGGCAACAAGTTCTAGTTGAGGACGACTCTTCGGTCTCCGTTCTCGTCTGTCAAGTCGTCAAGGTTCCTGTTGGCCAGCCTGGTACGCGACCAGCCCCCACAGTTCCAGCCGCTCCCGCAGTAGGCGCCGGCTCACCATCCATCGTGGCGTCTTCACAAGAGGCCCTGTCCAACCTCACTACCCGCGTCAGGACTGCCATGGACAGCCTCGTCGAACCAGTCGTCGCAGCCTTGCAAAACGCCTCGATGTGGTTAAACCGTACGTCGCAAGAGCATCTGCACCAGCAACACACCCACCAGCACACTGCTCATAATCATCACGTCCATCCGCACATGCATGGCAGCCAG GTCAACCAGCACGCCACTCACGAGCATCAACACCAGCATAGCGGCCACACTAATGTACACGCCCATAACCACCAGGCTAACGCAGCTCACGCTCATCAAACCCAGCAAGCGGTTCCCGGACAGGCTGTGCCGATGACCGTTGTCTCCGTCCCTGTCATGATTCCTGCAGTACACGCCGGCTCGTTTCCTCTCGTGAACCTTTCCGCCGTCGTTCCTGCAGGCCTCGACGTGGCCTCACTGCAGTTTTCCAGTCCTGTCGGCAATGCTACATCGTCAGGAGACTCTCCCGCTGAACCTGTCACTTCTGCCACGGAGCCTGCATCAACTCCTGCTCGTGTAAACATCGCTGCTCGTACCGGCGACCTACCCACGACCATCAACACAGACGCCCCTGTTACTCTGCTGTCGCACGGCTCCTCCTCTGCAGCTGTTTCTCACAAGTTCCGTGCCAGAGATGTCGCTACACCCCCACCTATTATTCACATACCTGTATGTCCCGACTTCTGCTGCCGCCGGTAA
- the LOC119396502 gene encoding midnolin homolog isoform X1, translating into MPRSQELRTNTMHFAAVFGVVAFAMAVHAVPSGRTFGSSQHPEHNVHAHNHEAHQHSTVIHGQQVLVEDDSSVSVLVCQVVKVPVVQPGTRPAPTVPAAPAVGAGSPSIVGSSQEALSNLTTRVRTAVDSLVEPVVAALQNASLWLNRTSQEHLHQQHDHWAQHQHSAHNHQAHQHTAHNHHAHQHMHGSQVNQHATHEHQHQHSGHTNVHAHNHQANAAHAHQTQQAVPGQAVPMTVVSVPVMIPAVHAGSFPLVNLSAVVPAGLDVASLQFSSPVGNATSSGDSPAEPVTSATEPASTPARVNIAARTGDLPTTINTDAPVTLLSHGSSSAAVSHKFRARDVATPPPIIHIPVCPDFCCRR; encoded by the coding sequence ATGCCTCGCTCGCAGGAACTCCGGACCAACACAATGCATTTCGCTGCCGTGTTCGGGGTTGTCGCCTTCGCTATGGCCGTGCATGCAGTACCGTCAGGCAGGACATTCGGTTCATCGCAGCATCCGGAACACAACGTCCATGCGCACAACCACGAAGCTCATCAGCACAGTACTGTCATCCATGGGCAGCAGGTTCTAGTTGAGGACGACTCTTCGGTCTCTGTTCTCGTCTGTCAAGTCGTCAAGGTTCCCGTTGTCCAGCCTGGTACGCGGCCAGCCCCCACAGTTCCAGCCGCTCCCGCAGTAGGCGCCGGCTCACCATCCATCGTGGGGTCTTCTCAGGAGGCCCTGTCCAACCTCACTACCCGCGTCAGGACTGCCGTGGACAGCCTCGTCGAACCTGTTGTTGCAGCCTTGCAGAACGCCTCGCTGTGGCTCAACCGTACGTCGCAGGAGCATCTGCACCAGCAACACGACCACTGGGCTCAGCATCAGCATAGCGCCCATAACCACCAGGCCCACCAGCACACTGCTCATAATCATCACGCCCATCAGCACATGCATGGCAGCCAGGTCAACCAGCACGCCACTCACGAGCATCAACACCAGCATAGCGGCCACACTAATGTACACGCCCATAACCACCAGGCTAACGCAGCTCACGCTCATCAAACCCAGCAAGCGGTTCCCGGACAGGCTGTGCCGATGACCGTTGTCTCCGTCCCTGTCATGATTCCTGCAGTACACGCCGGCTCGTTTCCTCTCGTGAACCTTTCCGCCGTCGTTCCTGCAGGCCTCGACGTGGCCTCACTGCAGTTTTCCAGTCCTGTCGGCAATGCTACATCGTCAGGAGACTCTCCCGCTGAACCTGTCACTTCTGCCACGGAGCCTGCATCAACTCCTGCTCGTGTAAACATCGCTGCTCGTACCGGCGACCTACCCACGACCATCAACACAGACGCCCCTGTTACTCTGCTGTCGCACGGCTCCTCCTCTGCAGCTGTTTCTCACAAGTTCCGTGCCAGAGATGTCGCTACACCCCCACCTATTATTCACATACCTGTATGTCCCGACTTCTGCTGCCGCCGGTAA
- the LOC119397578 gene encoding uncharacterized protein LOC119397578, with amino-acid sequence MLPNHRESSSSSRRTRSTSPRAHASGSGSRTGLARKPSKRRHHKKWRSGKGSKRTKFSSPYMPQRRTRRHPSSSSQSRFCPHRQGPHPGQLSAGGLPGLSRNHPLLVPSISSFYPPGASPLAPGTPVNIPGLPPLIAGNPVPLPPGFFPPSSFMGLAQPAALVGPAMGGGAAQQPIVLPFPIPMPMPMPTSGASQQPIVIPAPPPPPPSYPPPMPYPVAAPAAQGGGGSDNMALMMMMKSMQQERQAAAQQRVEDDERRQEEKQDAERRQRKKEKEEEKKRKKKEKEEERKRKKQEREKALEERKKEIERMQEENKRQIEEAQKKAEEEAAKRKAEKEAAKAKKAAEEEEAKKKKEEEEKAKKEAEAKTAADDAGDQAKDPAHDPLKDPTKVPMKDPTKDPAKDGVAANAPADGHPGAAGEEHPLLGALDQLPEPLPYQQAPTAPPPALNMGPDVKYAGSVFFFTFF; translated from the coding sequence ATGTTGCCGAACCATCGGGAGTCGAGCTCATCTTCCCGGCGAACCAGGTCCACTTCACCGCGGGCACACGCTTCCGGATCGGGCTCCAGGACAGGCCTCGCGCGCAAGCCCTCCAAGCGCAGGCACCACAAGAAGTGGCGTTCCGGCAAGGGCTCCAAGAGGACCAAGTTCTCTTCACCCTACATGCCTCAGCGTCGCACGCGACGGCATCCCTCTTCAAGCTCCCAGTCACGGTTCTGCCCTCACCGGCAAGGGCCACATCCGGGCCAGCTTTCGGCAGGAGGCTTGCCCGGCTTGTCCCGGAACCACCCTCTCCTGGTGCCGAGCATCTCATCGTTCTACCCTCCAGGCGCATCTCCTCTGGCCCCCGGCACTCCAGTAAACATCCCGGGACTGCCACCACTCATCGCCGGCAACCCTGTACCGCTGCCGCCCGGATTTTTCCCGCCTTCTTCGTTCATGGGCTTGGCTCAGCCCGCTGCCTTGGTTGGCCCTGCGATGGGAGGCGGCGCAGCGCAGCAGCCCATCGTGCTGCCCTTCCCCATCCCGATGCCGATGCCCATGCCTACGTCGGGAGCCTCGCAACAGCCGATCGTGATTCCGGCTCCCCCTCCACCACCGCCTTCGTATCCTCCACCGATGCCTTACCCGGTTGCGGCACCAGCTGCGCAAGGCGGCGGAGGCTCGGACAACATGgctctcatgatgatgatgaagtccATGCAGCAGGAGCGCCAGGCCGCCGCCCAGCAGCGCGTGGAAGACGATGAGCGGCGTCAGGAGGAGAAGCAGGATGCGGAGAGACGCCAGCGCaagaaggaaaaggaggaagagaagaagagaaagaagaaggagaaggaaGAGGAGCGCAAGCGCaagaaacaagagagagagaaagccctGGAGGAGCGCAAGAAGGAGATCGAGCGGATGCAGGAGGAGAACAAGCGCCAGATTGAGGAGGCCCAGAAGAAAGCGGAAGAGGAGGCCGCCAAGAGGAAGGCTGAGAAAGAGGCAGCCAAGGCCAAAAAAGCTGCCGAAGAGGAAGAGgccaagaagaagaaagaggaggaagagaaagcGAAGAAGGAAGCGGAGGCTAAGACGGCCGCTGATGATGCTGGAGACCAGGCCAAGGACCCTGCCCATGACCCGCTCAAGGACCCTACCAAGGTACCTATGAAGGACcctacaaaggaccctgccaaaGACGGCGTTGCCGCCAATGCGCCAGCTGACGGACATCCCGGGGCCGCGGGCGAAGAGCATCCTCTTTTGGGTGCTCTGGATCAACTACCGGAACCGTTGCCCTACCAACAAGCACCGACAGCCCCCCCGCCTGCCTTAAACATGGGTCCAGACGTAAAGTATGCTGGATCAGTCttctttttcactttcttttga